One genomic window of Pseudoxanthomonas sp. includes the following:
- the rsmG gene encoding 16S rRNA (guanine(527)-N(7))-methyltransferase RsmG produces MTHDSLPPGLDAPLRDGLADLGLSPDLVPPLLAYLTLLVRWNGTYNLTAVRDPRQMVTRHLLDSLAMHRFVSTGTLADLGTGPGLPGIPLAIAHPQLQVTLVESNGKKARFLREAVRQLKLTNARVAESRAEALDEPAAYDHLTARALDTLDGIIEVGGHLLKPDGTLLAMKGVMPHDEIAALPAGWSLVDAVPLTVPGLDGERHLVTVGRAAAKPA; encoded by the coding sequence ATGACCCACGACTCCCTGCCCCCTGGCCTGGACGCGCCGCTGCGCGACGGGCTGGCCGACCTCGGCCTGTCACCCGACCTGGTACCGCCGCTGCTGGCCTACCTGACGCTGCTGGTGCGCTGGAACGGCACCTATAACCTCACCGCCGTGCGCGACCCGCGGCAGATGGTCACCCGCCATCTGCTCGATTCGCTGGCCATGCACCGTTTCGTTTCGACCGGCACCCTGGCCGACCTGGGCACCGGCCCCGGCCTGCCCGGCATCCCGCTGGCCATCGCCCACCCGCAGCTGCAGGTGACGCTGGTGGAGAGCAACGGCAAGAAGGCCCGCTTCCTGCGCGAGGCCGTGCGCCAGCTCAAGCTGACCAATGCCAGGGTCGCCGAAAGCCGCGCCGAGGCACTCGACGAACCGGCCGCCTACGACCACCTGACTGCCCGTGCGCTGGACACCCTGGACGGCATCATCGAAGTCGGCGGACACCTGCTCAAACCCGACGGCACCCTGCTGGCGATGAAGGGCGTGATGCCGCATGACGAAATCGCCGCACTGCCCGCTGGCTGGTCGCTGGTGGATGCCGTTCCCCTGACCGTGCCGGGCCTGGACGGCGAACGTCACCTGGTCACGGTGGGACGCGCCGCGGCGAAACCCGCATAA
- a CDS encoding GlsB/YeaQ/YmgE family stress response membrane protein, protein MGIIIWLIIGGVVGWLASIIMRRNAQQGIILNIVVGIVGAAIAGFLTGHSINDGVSVSSFLWSLLGAVILLAIVNLFTRKSVR, encoded by the coding sequence ATGGGCATCATCATCTGGTTGATTATCGGCGGCGTGGTCGGCTGGCTGGCCAGCATCATCATGCGTCGCAACGCGCAGCAGGGCATCATCCTCAACATCGTGGTCGGCATCGTGGGTGCCGCCATCGCCGGATTCCTGACAGGGCACAGCATCAACGATGGCGTGTCGGTTTCATCGTTCCTGTGGTCGCTGCTCGGTGCGGTGATCCTGCTTGCCATCGTCAACCTGTTCACCCGCAAGAGCGTGCGCTGA
- a CDS encoding AAA family ATPase, whose translation MARIIAIANQKGGVGKTTTAVNLAAALARTPQRVLLVDLDAQGNATMGSGVDKREIEASTFEVLLQESEPRAAIVRTGEDFDLMPANIDLTAAEIQLMDASAREQRLKAALEPLRPDYDWIIIDCPPALSLMTLNALTAADSVLVPMQCEYYALEGLSALMDTINAIRGRLNPTLEIEGVLRTMFDVRNNLANAVSAELTEHFGDKVFRTIVPRNVRVAEAPSHGQSIVGYDRTSRGGVAYLGLAGEILRRHKERNRPAHVPMETH comes from the coding sequence ATGGCCCGCATCATCGCCATCGCCAACCAGAAGGGCGGCGTCGGCAAGACCACAACCGCCGTCAACCTGGCCGCCGCGCTCGCACGCACGCCCCAGCGCGTGCTGCTGGTGGACCTGGATGCCCAGGGCAACGCCACCATGGGCAGCGGCGTGGACAAGCGCGAGATCGAGGCCTCGACCTTCGAAGTCCTGCTGCAGGAAAGCGAGCCGCGCGCGGCGATCGTGCGCACCGGCGAAGACTTCGACCTGATGCCGGCCAACATCGACCTGACCGCCGCCGAGATCCAGCTGATGGATGCCAGCGCACGCGAGCAGCGCCTGAAAGCCGCACTGGAACCCCTGCGCCCGGATTACGACTGGATCATCATCGACTGCCCGCCGGCGCTGTCGCTGATGACGCTCAATGCATTGACCGCCGCCGATTCGGTGCTGGTGCCGATGCAGTGCGAGTACTACGCGCTGGAAGGCCTGAGCGCGCTGATGGACACCATCAACGCCATCCGCGGCCGGCTCAACCCGACGCTGGAAATCGAAGGCGTGCTGCGCACCATGTTCGACGTGCGCAACAACCTGGCCAACGCGGTGTCGGCCGAACTCACCGAGCATTTCGGCGACAAGGTGTTCCGCACCATCGTGCCGCGCAACGTGCGCGTGGCCGAAGCCCCCAGCCACGGCCAGAGCATCGTCGGCTATGACCGCACCTCGCGCGGTGGCGTGGCCTATCTTGGCCTGGCCGGCGAGATCCTGCGCCGGCACAAGGAGCGCAACCGGCCCGCGCATGTCCCCATGGAGACCCATTGA
- the xth gene encoding exodeoxyribonuclease III, with amino-acid sequence MKIASWNVNSLNVRLPHLEQWLRDFGPDVVGIQETKQEDHKFPDAALVAAGYRSVFSGQKTYNGVALLARGAIEDVQIGIPGFDDEQKRVIAGTIDGIRVINLYVVNGQDVGTDKYAYKLRWLAAVHDWIKAELAVHPQLVVLGDFNIAPDARDVHDPAVWNEDHILTSTAERAALQGLLDLGLHDAFRLHHDDAGIFSWWDYRMAGFRRNLGLRIDLTLVSDALKSRATAAGIDREPRTLERPSDHAPAWVQID; translated from the coding sequence ATGAAGATCGCCAGCTGGAACGTCAACTCGCTCAACGTGCGCCTGCCGCACCTGGAACAGTGGCTGCGCGATTTCGGCCCCGATGTCGTCGGCATCCAGGAAACCAAGCAGGAAGACCACAAGTTCCCCGATGCGGCATTAGTCGCGGCCGGCTATCGCAGTGTGTTTTCCGGGCAGAAGACCTACAACGGCGTGGCGTTGCTGGCGCGCGGCGCCATCGAGGACGTGCAGATCGGCATCCCCGGCTTCGACGACGAACAGAAACGCGTCATCGCCGGCACCATCGATGGCATCCGGGTGATCAACCTGTACGTGGTCAACGGCCAGGACGTGGGCACCGACAAGTACGCCTACAAGTTGCGCTGGCTGGCGGCGGTGCACGACTGGATCAAGGCCGAACTGGCGGTGCATCCGCAGCTGGTGGTGCTGGGCGATTTCAACATCGCCCCCGACGCCCGCGACGTGCACGACCCGGCGGTGTGGAACGAAGACCACATCCTCACCTCCACCGCCGAACGCGCCGCATTGCAGGGCCTGCTCGACCTGGGCCTGCACGATGCCTTCCGCCTGCACCATGACGATGCCGGCATCTTCAGCTGGTGGGATTACCGGATGGCTGGCTTCCGCCGCAACCTGGGCCTGCGCATCGACCTGACGCTGGTGTCGGACGCCTTGAAGTCACGCGCCACCGCCGCCGGCATCGACCGCGAGCCGCGCACCCTGGAACGCCCCAGCGACCACGCACCGGCGTGGGTGCAGATCGACTGA
- a CDS encoding 4'-phosphopantetheinyl transferase superfamily protein: MDERLHMAESPESFFSEQRIGPLQVWWTDHPPRSSGEPTARPLLESWFHLAPGALPLRRDARGKPRLEGTLAPHDVSWSHSGDALLLATGPGVEVGADIERLRPRPRALELAARFFTRAETASLHALAEADRNLAFLRLWCAKEAVLKAHGHGISFGLQRLEFAPIRADAPLQLVACDPQLGAPDDWTLHQWQPHPHYLAAVAWRARPAG; this comes from the coding sequence ATGGACGAACGCCTGCACATGGCTGAATCACCGGAAAGCTTTTTTTCAGAACAGCGGATCGGGCCGTTGCAGGTCTGGTGGACCGACCATCCCCCGCGCAGTTCCGGCGAGCCGACTGCGCGCCCGCTGCTGGAGAGCTGGTTCCACCTGGCGCCCGGCGCGCTGCCACTGCGGCGCGATGCGCGCGGCAAGCCACGCCTTGAGGGCACGCTGGCGCCACATGATGTCAGCTGGAGCCATAGCGGCGATGCGCTGCTGCTGGCGACCGGCCCGGGCGTGGAAGTGGGCGCCGATATCGAACGCCTGCGCCCACGCCCACGTGCCCTGGAGCTGGCCGCGCGCTTCTTCACCCGGGCCGAGACCGCGTCATTGCACGCGTTGGCCGAGGCCGACCGCAACCTGGCGTTCCTGCGCCTGTGGTGCGCCAAGGAAGCGGTGTTGAAGGCGCATGGGCACGGCATTTCCTTCGGCCTGCAGCGGCTGGAATTCGCCCCGATCCGTGCCGACGCACCACTGCAGCTGGTGGCCTGCGATCCACAGCTGGGCGCGCCGGACGACTGGACCCTGCACCAGTGGCAGCCACATCCGCATTACCTGGCCGCAGTGGCATGGCGCGCCCGTCCCGCGGGATGA